The following DNA comes from Triplophysa dalaica isolate WHDGS20190420 chromosome 10, ASM1584641v1, whole genome shotgun sequence.
ATCTGAGGAACACCTTTTGATGTATTTGAATACACCACATTACCAAACATGTAAGTGTTCATATGGGTCACTAAATTATTAGTTTTaaattaaaggggtgatatgacaattcaaacaaaacaaatattatcgtttgttttagatgtgatgcaatgtgtatacatgatttaagagattcaaaaacgctgtattttccacataccgtgcatgtttgtatctcctctttttttacaaagctcatggctcaaaaaagcaaggtgtgctatgattggccagtaaacccttgcgtagtgattggttgaatactgcaagcgtgtgacggaaatgcaacgcctcttaccatatttggaaaaacaattgcactgacaggtacgcgcccaccttacttgcgtatacttttgtgcggtcttagtcaaatcataccacaaactgacgtagatttgtgggggtgtggtcacacgaggtgtttcaggcaggtctgggtgagcattcgcttttagatagaatggatcttttgttccgacacttaaatttttgcaattttacgtgtctaatacatgcatgtgcaactTATAACGCACCAAAGTCACAGAAAAGCATGTGTTCgctccatatgacccctttaataaagtttaaattaCCAAGTGAGTTCAGTTTTTTTCGAATAGCAGCGAGTTTTTCCTCCAGTTTGACGGACATGAGAGAGATTTTGGTGGCGTCTATCACATACACCACACAGTGGATCTTCTGCTCAAGAGATCTGGAGGCCTTTTGCtcatcatgttcgaatggtgcaaCAGGGTTGAACTAAATTAAAAGGATTCAGAGCAATGATTTATGCAATAAATACTCTGTATCTATACTCCAACTTATTTGTTTTGAAggtaatgtattatttttataaagtctTACCTTATATCGGTCTGGAATGAGACCTTGGAGAATGCTGCTGATGTCTTCAATATCCAGACCTGCACCCGACTGCTCCTCAAGTCCCATAGTGTCACACAACACAAATGGTAACGGCTTTCCCTCACGCCCATCTTTCACTGGATATGTGCGAAACTATTAAGACAAGTACTGTCTTATTATTGAAGTATAATTCCAAACATCATGAACAACCGTGAAAGATTGTTTTTACCTGTGTGGTGAGACTGGTGCTTGAAGATCCTGCCATGGCTTTATTGGTCACATGACCGGTGAAAATGGAGTTGACGGAGTTGAAGAAACTGGATTTTCCAGCACCTACAGGACCAATCATTAGGATTTGAATCCGGTTCACGGAGGACTCCAGGGGTTTATAGTCCTTGATCAGTTTCACAAGCTCATCTCTTCGTCTgtaaaatacatcaaatttgTTTATTACTTACATTATCTTATAGGAAAAGAGATTTGTAATAAAGTGACTCCATACTCCGCTGTCCACTGAACGTTCCTCCAAGGTTTTTCCTCAACACTGTCCTGAGAGACTGGAAGGTAAGAATTATATGAAAAACTTATGTAAAGGGACACTGAAATTAACTTGAATTTGTACttaatgatgtgtgtgtataagaCTTTTAATCATTGACTTACTCTCCTCAACTTTGTACACCTCCAGGTCTCTCAGATTAGTGTCGTTTCCAAAAAATGTCGCGGAATTATAAGTGAATGCTTGACCGCCTTGGTTATGCACACGTGGCTGGTTATTATAGCAAAAGTACAAGTGATCGAAGTTGGGCACTCCAGAATCATCGTGACGTGCGTGATGTCCACGGTTAACTTTGGTGCTCACAAAAGTCTTGTCTTTAAAGCTGAACAGAAAAGCCTCCTCATCTGTAACGTACTGTCCACTTTGAGTATAATCTACACTAGTATATCCTCCAAAGACGTAGCCTGAATTATTGTAAGCTACAAGTAAAGTTGGTCCCTGACGGTCACAGCGCTGGTGGAAGGCTGAAGCATCATATCCATGAACAGAAGCTTTGTAGAGAGGAGTCAGTTCAGCATACCCCATCAAAGCATAGAGTTGCTGTTTTTGCTCTTCTGATAAATTAGATGTACATACTTTTTGAACTTTTGCTGGTCTCATCTGTATCAAAAATAAGAAGAGTCTGAATAATCTCTGCAGCTGAACACATAAACCTATATACATGTAAATCTGCttgcatatatgtgcatatttttaatatatatacgTGAACTATAAtcagtaaatatttatatatgtttttccaTCTTCATGCATTTTCCATCTTATCCTGGTTAGTCATTCTATAAAGCTGCATGGCAGAAAACGAAACTAAAAatagttttcatgtgtccaccaaacatgcatttaaaaggACAATGTTTCTGTCAATCAATAAAAAAGCTGAACTATTTAGATATTGGCCTAATGCTAGACATTGTTCTTTTAGCATTAATGGCTTGATAACTTACATTTCGTAGAATACTTGCACCCACACAGAAACACTGCAATACTTCCTGTTCCTTTATGGACTTTGAGCACAACAGAAGGCGCATGTCCAATACTGTTTCTGTATAAAAGATCGTTATTTGAGACCAAGACGATTCTCCAGCAAATTGAAACCTTTAAATCACTGGTTCTCAACCGGTGGGGCGCGCCCCCCCGGGGGGGCGCGGACACTCTCCCGGGGGGGCGCGAGTAGACTACAGgatgggagagaaaaaaaaactgaaaaaattttttttttaacattttttttatcactaaactactttcataaaaagttatagttgtgtatatacataactcctgaataaaaattaaaatgtgtttggactgatttaaaaaaaaagagttttgaacaaatttgattggtttgtggATAGTGAGCGCAAATGCAGGTGAAAAGCGGTTTTATTAAGCGAGTCATTGAGTCGTTCATTCAAACGATTCGTTCAAACGGCCGATTCATCAAGAATGAGGCAGATGTTTGTGCATGGGTCATTGAATCCATGACTCAATCGATTCGttcaaaacactgaatcatTCAAAACAAGATTGATTGTTGCTGTGAGATGCGCTATGCTGTGATCTTTGTTTGGATTCATCGGATCTATTTTCGCTGCTAAAATAGAccaaaacagtcattatttcgtcaaaaatgtaagtgacttACTATTAATAACTTGTTTGTTGAACTGTCATATGAAATCAATGTCACATTTTCAATCGTGAGGTGATGGTAAATTAAGTGACGGTCAATTGTCAGCTCTCTTGGTCGTCAGGTCGTGTGATGCATGTTGCTGAACTGCattcaaaagttataaatataaaatcaccaCATTTAACTGCACTAtgtcaatttagtttatttgtgtgtgctgcgCTCATAGACTTTAGAAAACGGcgctcatttgtttgatttctgtcACGGTTCATGGATCCGTGTGTTCATTCCTGCTTGTTTGCCTTATGTTCTGTGTACTGATTAGTGTTCCCTTGGCAGCCTGGGTGCTAATTAGCAATCAGCTTGGCGGCACCTGTAGTGCATTGCCGGCTGCCTATATCTGCCCTGCTATCCCTAAACTCCTTGTCAGATCGTTGTGACTCTTGCTCTGTGTTCACCCTTAGTCTCTTGTCGGATCTGTCCAGGAGTAGTGGATATTATCTTTCTTGCTGAGGACTACCAGTGGAGATTATCATTCTTGCTGAGGACTACCAGTAGCCGTTGGGTTCTTCGGGACGGTTGGACTAGATCTGTATATGATCGGAGATCAGCATCTAGACACTACTCACTTTGGTTTCCTCCTATTATTGTCCTGTCTTTGCTCTCATTATAGCATTAAATCTGTTTACACTTGCGATTGGATCTTGTGTTCTCTCGGCCGTGACAGAACGATCTGACCTGCATGGATCCAGCAAGTATGACAGAGATCAGAGACTTTTTTACCAACAGTAACGCTCGCATGACACAGCAGGATGAACAAATCTTGGCCACAGGACATGCTGTTCAGGCCTTAGCATCACAGGTTTCAGAGTTGACCGCTCAGCTTCAACAGGTTAGGACGGAGTCTGCTCAACAGCCTGCGGCGCACCACCCTCTTGCGGCTTCATACCCTCAAATCTCCAGCCGGAATGTCGAGCCCCGTCTACCGTCTCCTACCTGTTACTCTGGTGAGCCCCGATTATGTCGCTCATTTCTGACTACCTGTTCTCTTCACATTACTCTACAGCCATCATCGTTTCCTACTGAAGCAGCCAAGGTGGCTTTCGTGATTTCACTGCTATCGGGACGAGCAGCTCTGTGGGGAACTACTGTTTGGGAACAGCAACACCAATGCTGTTCCTCATTTCAGTCTTTTTCGGACGAGATCAAGAAGGTGTTTGACCGGGCTGCATCTGGTAGGGAGGCGGCACGGGAATTGGCTGAGCTCCGCCAGGGCAAGAGATCTGTGACTGATTACTCCATCGAATTCCGAACGCTGGCGGCCGAGTGTAAGTGGAATGTGGAGGCTCAATGGGATATGTTTAGACATGGACTGGCAGATCGCATTCTCGATGAGATCTACACTCTCGAGCTGCCCACCTCCCTCGATGGATTGATTGACCTGGCTATCAAGGTGGACACTAGGCTACGACGTCGCGATCAACAACCTTTTCTGAGGACTGGGGTCGATGCTGAGAATCTACCGTTCATTGGAGCGTATAATACCACCGAACAGGGTTTTGATCCGGAGCCTATGCAGGTGGGCAGAGCTCGTCTCACAAGGGAGGAGAAGGAGAGGCGCAGAGCTCGTGGACTTTGCCTGTATTGTGGTACTGCGGGTCACATCGCGGCAGGGTGTCCAGTAAAATCCGAAGCCCGTCGGTAGGAAGGAGGTTACTGATGGGCGGAGTCGCTTTTGAAAAGTCCTCCTCTACAACTACTCATCTCCCGGTGCAGTTACAGGCCGGCGGCACCACTTTTTCATGCAAGGCTTTGATTGACTCAGGAGCAGAGGGTAACTTTTTGGACCGCAAGATTGCGTTGAGGCTAGGGGTTCCGTTGGTTCCTCTCAAGCCTTCCATTGCAGTCAGTGCCCTCTGCGGTCAACCCCTCCCACCCGTCACCCATGCCACGGAACCGGTGAGTCTCATTACATCGGGGAATCACTCTGAgaacatctctttttttttgacTGACTCTCCTTTGTCCCCGGTGGTTTTGGGTCACCCCTGGCTTTCATGCCACAACCCTAGCATTAACTGGTGCC
Coding sequences within:
- the LOC130430073 gene encoding interferon-induced protein 44-like, which translates into the protein MRLLLCSKSIKEQEVLQCFCVGASILRNMRPAKVQKVCTSNLSEEQKQQLYALMGYAELTPLYKASVHGYDASAFHQRCDRQGPTLLVAYNNSGYVFGGYTSVDYTQSGQYVTDEEAFLFSFKDKTFVSTKVNRGHHARHDDSGVPNFDHLYFCYNNQPRVHNQGGQAFTYNSATFFGNDTNLRDLEVYKVEEISQDSVEEKPWRNVQWTAERRDELVKLIKDYKPLESSVNRIQILMIGPVGAGKSSFFNSVNSIFTGHVTNKAMAGSSSTSLTTQFRTYPVKDGREGKPLPFVLCDTMGLEEQSGAGLDIEDISSILQGLIPDRYKFNPVAPFEHDEQKASRSLEQKIHCVVYVIDATKISLMSVKLEEKLAAIRKKLNSLGVPQIVLMTKVDEACPLVEEDLQKVYISSYIKTKVQEVSSRLGVPVSCVLPVKNYSQELELNLSCDVLLLTALQQMLRFADDYFDDISPVEAPLPHK